A stretch of the Nitrosopumilus sp. genome encodes the following:
- a CDS encoding transcriptional regulator: MAKKKDTLSAEAEKIKAELDALKKKKKVLDSSSSKKKTEPKPPKKKAEAKPTKKKTEPKPPKKKAEAKPTKKKTEPKPPKKKAEAKPTKKKTEPKPPKEKKLTKKELEEAKKEAEKTLEEELEEQLSDEEIENFQIEKVDMERLTNKVCDILAERESDGMFQSELWKKLKLTSRDGSRLALKLERMGTITREKLLEKGRWTYKLILKKTPISTQSIENAPCLVCPVEQKCSLEGEISPRNCQFIEDWVIADMKKPAKTK; encoded by the coding sequence ATGGCAAAGAAAAAAGATACACTCTCAGCAGAAGCAGAAAAAATAAAGGCCGAACTAGATGCGTTAAAAAAGAAAAAGAAAGTTCTAGACTCTTCCTCATCTAAGAAAAAAACAGAGCCAAAACCACCAAAGAAAAAAGCTGAAGCAAAACCTACAAAGAAAAAAACAGAGCCAAAACCACCAAAGAAAAAAGCTGAAGCAAAACCTACAAAGAAAAAAACAGAGCCAAAACCACCAAAGAAAAAAGCTGAAGCAAAACCTACAAAGAAAAAAACAGAGCCAAAACCACCAAAAGAAAAAAAATTAACTAAAAAAGAATTAGAAGAAGCTAAAAAAGAAGCAGAAAAAACATTAGAAGAGGAATTAGAAGAACAACTTTCAGATGAGGAAATTGAAAACTTCCAAATTGAAAAAGTTGACATGGAAAGACTCACAAACAAAGTATGTGATATTTTAGCAGAACGTGAATCCGATGGAATGTTTCAAAGTGAGTTGTGGAAAAAACTCAAACTTACAAGTCGTGACGGTTCTCGTTTAGCATTAAAACTTGAAAGAATGGGGACAATCACTAGAGAAAAACTTTTAGAGAAAGGACGTTGGACTTACAAATTAATTTTAAAGAAAACTCCAATCAGTACTCAATCAATTGAAAATGCTCCTTGTTTAGTTTGTCCTGTTGAACAGAAATGCTCACTTGAGGGTGAAATCAGTCCTAGAAACTGTCAATTCATTGAAGATTGGGTTATTGCTGATATGAAAAAACCGGCGAAGACTAAATGA
- a CDS encoding RlmE family RNA methyltransferase, which produces MKLIDARKDHFRRLAHEQGFRSRAAFKLQELNKSYRIIGPGFYVLDLGCAPGGWTQMAVKLAGNQGKVMGVDLSYVEEIPGAHIIRENIEDEHVVDEVMDYFGRKVNAVICDLSPQVSGNWSVDHAKQISLNYDCTKIMDKVLANKGNAVFKVFDGEYSMEFRDYVKKKFARINLTKPSASRKQSSELYLVCLGFIG; this is translated from the coding sequence ATGAAATTAATTGATGCACGTAAGGATCATTTCCGAAGATTAGCTCATGAACAAGGTTTTCGAAGTAGAGCTGCATTCAAACTACAAGAATTGAATAAATCTTATCGCATTATTGGTCCTGGATTTTACGTGTTAGATCTTGGTTGTGCTCCTGGTGGATGGACTCAGATGGCTGTAAAATTAGCAGGAAATCAGGGTAAAGTGATGGGTGTTGATTTATCATACGTTGAAGAGATTCCTGGCGCTCATATTATTAGAGAAAATATTGAAGATGAGCATGTAGTTGATGAAGTGATGGACTATTTTGGCCGTAAGGTTAATGCAGTGATCTGTGATCTTTCTCCTCAGGTTAGCGGCAATTGGTCAGTTGATCATGCTAAACAAATTTCTTTAAATTATGATTGTACCAAAATAATGGACAAAGTTTTAGCAAACAAAGGCAATGCTGTTTTCAAAGTTTTTGATGGTGAGTATTCCATGGAATTCCGAGACTATGTAAAGAAAAAATTTGCTCGAATAAATCTTACAAAACCAAGCGCCAGTAGAAAACAAAGTAGTGAACTATACCTTGTTTGTTTAGGATTCATTGGATAG
- a CDS encoding tRNA (guanine-N1)-methyltransferase codes for MEISNESFQEIIEGKTKLLVPKKSITEKVPPKKPAFFNPKAKLNRDFSIIAYSAFLKNFQGPKIFLEGLSGIGARGLRVGNELKVEKVVINDLNPSALQLAEHSANLNNLKNIEFFEKEVCRFLSKYSKKGLRGSIVDIDPFGSPAAYFDCGIRATMHGGILSTAATDLQVLNGLFQGACKRKYGGIPVRTEYGNEIAIRLVLGCLRAVAARLGVEISPLFVESEMHYYRTYVKVLNRPDQEENLGYILHCKNCGHRETSLEQEQECNLCKQKTSIAGPLWIGKIFDKEFIQNMLLEIPNLEVDKICEKTLVKCLAESEMPATYFTLDEIASKMKDSPPKLESAILNLQKNNFVASVTSFSPTGFRTNANINEIIKIFQTIQ; via the coding sequence TTGGAAATTTCAAATGAATCTTTTCAAGAAATCATTGAAGGTAAAACAAAATTGTTGGTGCCCAAAAAGTCAATAACGGAAAAAGTTCCGCCAAAAAAACCTGCATTCTTTAACCCAAAAGCAAAACTGAACAGAGACTTTTCAATAATTGCATATTCTGCGTTCCTAAAAAATTTTCAAGGGCCAAAAATTTTCTTGGAAGGACTATCAGGAATTGGCGCCAGAGGATTAAGAGTTGGAAACGAGTTAAAAGTAGAAAAAGTAGTAATCAATGATCTAAATCCATCAGCGTTACAACTGGCCGAACACTCTGCCAATCTAAATAATTTAAAAAATATCGAATTTTTTGAAAAAGAGGTATGCAGATTTTTGAGTAAATATTCAAAAAAAGGTCTAAGAGGCTCAATTGTAGACATAGATCCGTTTGGTTCACCCGCAGCATATTTCGACTGTGGCATTAGAGCAACTATGCATGGTGGAATTTTGTCTACAGCAGCAACAGATCTTCAAGTTCTAAATGGGTTATTTCAGGGTGCTTGTAAGAGAAAATATGGTGGAATTCCAGTAAGAACAGAATACGGAAATGAGATAGCAATCAGATTAGTTTTAGGTTGCCTTAGAGCAGTGGCTGCAAGGTTAGGGGTAGAAATCAGTCCATTATTTGTTGAAAGTGAAATGCATTACTATAGAACTTATGTTAAAGTGTTAAACAGACCAGATCAGGAAGAAAACTTGGGATATATTTTACATTGTAAAAATTGTGGACACAGAGAAACATCATTAGAACAAGAACAGGAATGTAATTTATGTAAACAAAAAACTAGTATTGCAGGACCGCTATGGATTGGAAAAATTTTCGATAAAGAATTTATTCAAAATATGTTATTAGAAATTCCAAATTTAGAAGTAGACAAGATTTGCGAAAAAACTCTTGTAAAGTGTCTTGCCGAATCAGAAATGCCTGCAACTTATTTTACACTTGATGAGATTGCATCAAAAATGAAAGATTCGCCACCAAAGCTGGAATCTGCAATATTAAATTTGCAAAAAAATAATTTTGTAGCTAGCGTCACATCGTTTAGTCCAACTGGATTCAGAACAAACGCGAACATTAATGAAATTATTAAAATATTTCAGACTATCCAATGA
- the rnhB gene encoding ribonuclease HII, which translates to MQICGVDDAGRGSMLGPLVIAGISLDRKNLQKLSSLGVKDSKKLSPKLREQFYKKIIDIADDYYIVKISPRLIDASVKKHCLNGLEAKYMAKVVSKLNADISYVDSCDVNPTRFGKEISKQSDNRKIKSYHHADSRFVIVSAASILAKVTRDKAIAKLRQNHNLGSGYPSDTVTVKFVTKYHVTYHVLPNFVRKSWKPVQKIVGNN; encoded by the coding sequence ATGCAAATTTGTGGAGTTGATGATGCTGGACGTGGTTCTATGCTCGGTCCACTTGTAATAGCTGGAATCTCATTAGATAGAAAAAATTTGCAAAAACTATCTTCTTTAGGAGTAAAAGATTCAAAAAAACTTTCGCCAAAACTTCGAGAGCAATTTTATAAAAAAATTATTGATATTGCAGATGATTATTACATTGTAAAAATTTCTCCTCGATTGATTGATGCCAGTGTGAAAAAACATTGTTTGAATGGTTTGGAGGCAAAATATATGGCAAAAGTAGTTTCAAAATTAAATGCTGATATATCTTATGTTGATTCATGCGATGTAAATCCTACTCGATTTGGAAAAGAAATTTCTAAGCAATCTGATAATCGTAAAATAAAGTCATATCATCACGCTGACAGTAGATTTGTCATAGTATCAGCAGCATCTATTCTTGCCAAAGTTACTCGAGATAAAGCGATTGCAAAGTTAAGACAAAATCATAATTTAGGTAGTGGGTATCCATCTGATACTGTAACTGTAAAATTTGTGACTAAATATCATGTAACATACCATGTTCTGCCTAATTTTGTGCGTAAAAGTTGGAAACCTGTTCAGAAAATAGTTGGAAATAATTAA
- a CDS encoding fibrillarin-like rRNA/tRNA 2'-O-methyltransferase, with protein MKEQIQIKREKSLEEDNQSFFWIKSEGERKLATENLVPGNQVYKEKLIIKKGIEYRLWDAFRSKLAAAIMNELEYFPFENKSKVLYLGASTGTTVSHISDIVGPSGIVFAVEHASRVARDFLDRVASYRSNIMPILQDARKPKEYFSVFGKVDIVYVDIAQPDQTQIALDNCEMYLKKGGYFFLVIKTRSIDVTKSPRRIVEEETEKLKANFDILQSIDLHPYDKDHAMVIAKYKN; from the coding sequence GTTTGGAAGAAGATAATCAATCATTTTTTTGGATAAAATCAGAAGGCGAAAGAAAACTAGCTACTGAAAATTTGGTTCCAGGAAATCAAGTCTATAAAGAAAAATTAATTATCAAAAAAGGAATTGAATATAGGTTATGGGATGCATTTAGAAGTAAATTAGCAGCAGCCATAATGAATGAATTAGAATATTTTCCTTTTGAAAATAAAAGTAAAGTTCTGTATTTAGGGGCATCGACTGGAACAACTGTTAGCCATATTTCAGATATTGTGGGTCCAAGTGGAATTGTGTTTGCAGTTGAACATGCAAGTAGAGTCGCAAGAGATTTCTTAGACAGAGTTGCATCATACAGATCAAACATCATGCCAATTTTGCAGGACGCAAGAAAACCAAAAGAATACTTTTCGGTATTTGGAAAAGTCGACATAGTGTATGTGGACATTGCTCAGCCCGACCAGACACAAATAGCATTAGATAATTGTGAAATGTACCTAAAGAAGGGAGGATATTTCTTTTTGGTAATTAAAACACGAAGTATAGATGTTACAAAATCACCAAGAAGGATTGTCGAGGAAGAAACAGAGAAACTAAAAGCAAATTTTGATATTTTACAATCTATAGATTTACATCCGTATGATAAGGATCACGCAATGGTAATTGCAAAATATAAAAATTAA